One genomic region from Elusimicrobiota bacterium encodes:
- a CDS encoding DUF1186 domain-containing protein, giving the protein MFGLRLGSPKKSLQTLLSCGLDVPEELPQNILSFGKKALKPLAAIMLDKKLHNAEWPKGWAPIHAMYLLGALGEPDALPYFEKLFSLDLDDGFSDFITEDGPAILAGLGPGAISGIKRLARLKSLDPFN; this is encoded by the coding sequence ATGTTCGGCCTTAGGCTCGGCTCTCCCAAAAAAAGCCTCCAAACGCTCTTAAGTTGCGGCCTGGATGTTCCTGAGGAATTGCCCCAAAACATCCTTTCCTTCGGTAAGAAGGCTTTAAAGCCATTGGCTGCCATCATGCTGGATAAAAAGTTGCATAACGCCGAATGGCCCAAAGGTTGGGCCCCTATCCATGCCATGTACCTTTTGGGCGCCCTGGGAGAGCCCGATGCCTTACCTTACTTCGAGAAGCTCTTTAGTCTCGATCTTGATGATGGGTTTTCGGACTTTATCACGGAAGACGGCCCGGCGATTTTAGCCGGCCTTGGTCCAGGCGCCATTTCCGGCATCAAGAGGCTGGCCCGTCTAAAAAGTCTTGATCCCTTTAAC